The genomic DNA AAAGCGTTCGTCTTCTTCTGTAAAAGGATCTGGTGTATTAGAGTCTATGTCTATTTGCCCAACATTTTCTCCATTTACAAAAATAGGAATTACAATTTCGGCCTTAACCGTAATACTACATGCTATGTAATTATCTTGTGCAGCAACATCTGGCACCACAAAATTTTCATTACTTACAGCAACTTGACCACAAATGCCTTTGCCAAATGGAATTATAGTATGGTCTGTTGGTTCGCCAACGTAAGGTCCAAGTTTTAATTCATTTTTATCTCCGTTTTTAAAATAAAAACCCACCCAATTATAATATTCTATATTGGCTTCAAGTACTTCGCAAATGTTTAATAATTGCTCATCTTTAGATTTGTTATTATCTAAAAGTATAGTTTCAATTTCTGTTTTTAATTTTTCAAAAATCATAGTAAGATAAAAATTTTGGTAAAAGTATTTAAAAAGACGTAATTTCAGCCTTTTAAAAACCATAAATTTTTCTAAAATTAAGTTGAAATCGCTTTTTGTAAAATATAAGTCTGTTATAAAATTTATCCTTACATTTTTGTTGGTTTATATTGCGCTTTCCTATGCTTATAAATTATATTTAGATAATTCTAATAGTCCCGTTTATTATCCAGATTATGTAACACATCAAGTCGCTAAACAAACCAATGATTTGGTAAGTTTTTTTGGTTACGATTCTCAAGTTGTTAAGCACCCAAACGAACCATCTATGAAAATGATTATTAACGGTAATTACTTAGCGCGAGTAATAGAAGGTTGTAATGCATTAAGCGTGATTATTTTATTTGTTGCATTTATAGTTGCATTTAAAGGCAAATTAAAAACAACAGTTTTATATATACTTTTTGGTATTCTAATAATCTATATAACTAATATTATTAGAATAGCTTTATTGTCTATTGGTATTTATCACTATCCAGAATATACAACAATATTACATTCTGTTATTTTTCCAACTATAATTTATGGTTTGGTATTTTTACTTTGGATGCTTTGGGTAAACAAATTTTCTAATATTGGTAAAAATAATGGCTAAGCAGAGTAAATATATAGTGTTGTTTTTCCTTTTTGGACTTTTGGTACTAATACGCTTGTTTGAAAATGAAATTTTCTACGATCCTTACTTGCAATTTTTTAACAATGATTACTTGTATATTGATTCACCTCGATTTGAATTACTAAAACTTACAGCATCAACAAGTATTAGATTTTTACTAAATACACTTATTTCTTTAGCTATTTTATATGTGTTTTTTAAAGATAAAAGTATCGTTAAATTCGCTTCAATAATTTATGTTTTAAGTTACTTTATATTATTACTACTATTTTTATATTTTGTAATTAACCCAAAACAAGAAGATTATTTGGTGTTTTTTAATATTAGACGTTTTTTAATTCAGCCCATTCTTTTATTACTCTTACTTCCAGCTTTTTATTACCAAAGAAAAGGAGCAAAGTAAAACGTTAAAATAGTAATAACACATATAGAGACCTGCTTAAATTTTGTAACTTTGCATTGTGAAAACAAATTTTTTACATATTATCTTTGCTCCACTAATGTCACTTTTGGTGTTGTTTTCAACATTGTCTTTTACTGTTGAATCTCATTATTGTGGTGATTTTTTAATAGATACAGCTATTTTTACCGAAGCTCAAGGATGCGGTATGAATGCTAAAGAAGAAGCAAAAATTAAAAAGAATTGCTGTAAAGATGAAGTTGTTATAATTCAAGGTCAAGATGAATTAAAGTTTAGCGCTTTTGATGATTTAGATTTTAATGCTCAATTTGTTTTAACGGCTTATGCATATTCTTATAATGCATTATTTAAAGCCTTACCTAAACAAATAATTCCTCATAAGGATTATACTCCTCCCAAACTCATTTATGACATACAAGTAATAAATGATACTTTTTTAATTTGATTTAATTTTTTATGCTCTTTAAAGCTGTTAAATAATAGTTTTAAGAAGTAAACTAAAAGAATTATACATCAAATATATTACAATGAAACATACTTATATGGTTACAGGTATGACCTGTAATGGCTGTAAAGCATCTGTTGAAAAACATTTAAATGCTTTGCCAGAAATTAGCAATGCAATAGTAAATCTTGATAAAAAAGAAGTTGTTGTAGAAATGTCTCAACACCTGCCAACTAATGCGTTACAAGAAGTACTACCAGGAAAATTTTTAATTAAAGAAAAAACAGAAACTAATGTTTTTTCGGCTTCTACAAAAGAAGAAAATAAAAGTATTTTAAAGCAATTATATCCTTTGTTTTTAATATTTCTATTTATCACTGGTGCAGCAGTTTTATTAAATTTTAAATCAAAAAATTTAACTGGTTTCATGTTAGATTTTATGGGTTTGTTTTATATAGTGTTTAGCTTTTTTAAGTTTTTAGATTTAAAAGGCTTTTCAAATTCATTTAAAATGTACGATCCATTAGCTGGTAAAATTTCAGTATATGGATTAGTTTATCCTTTTATAGAGTTAGCATTAGGTTTATTTTTTTTAATGAGATTTCAAATACCTATAGCTCTAGTAATAACAATTATAATTCTTGGTATAACAACTATTGGTGTAACACAAACACTAATAAATAAAAAATCAATTCAATGTGCTTGTCTAGGTTCGGTTTTAAAACTACCAATGACTAAAGCCACGTTTATTGAAAATTCTGTAATGATTATTATGGCAATAATCATGTTAATATCAAATTAAAATTAATGAAAAAAATTATATATATATTAATGCTTTTACCTGTTTTTACAATAGCACAATCTCAACTAGAAGGTGTTGTTTTTGAAAACGGTAATAGTAAAACACCTCTTGCAGGTGCCAATGTACATTGGGCAAATACAAAAGTTGGAACAGTAACCAATTTTGATGGCGAATTTACAGTGCCATATAAACAGGAATATTCGCAATTAGTAATAAGTTATGTGGGTTTTAAAACCGATACAATTACTGTAAAAAACCTAAACAGAATAGAACATTCTTTAAAAGCTACAAGTGATTTAGAAGAAGTTAATATTTCTTCTAGAAAAGCAGCCACTTCAAAGTCCTATTTACAGTCACAAAATATTATAACAGTAAACAGTGATGAGTTATTAAAGGCAGCGTGTTGTAATTTATCTGAAAGTTTTGAAACCAACCCATCTATAGATGTAAATTTTGCAGATGCCGTAACAGGAACTAGGCAAATTAAAATGTTAGGCCTAACAAGCCCGTATTTACTAATAGCAACAGAAAATATACCATCAATTCGAGGTGCATCTCAAGCGTTTGGTTTAAGCTTTATTCCTGGTACTTGGGTAGAAAGTATACAAATAACAAAAGGAGCAGGTAGTGTAGTTAATGGTTTTGAGAGTATTGCTGGGCAAATAAATGCCGAACTTGTAAAACCAACTACAGATGATAAATTGTTTGTAAACCTATATGGAGCAAGTAATACACGTTTAGAGCTAAATACACACTTTAATACTAAAGTGAGCGATAAATGGGATACAGGTATTTATTTACACGGTAATACTCATCAAAAAAAACACGATGTAAACCACGATGGTTTTCTAGATATGCCTTTATATAAACAATTTAATGTTATGAATCGCTGGCAATATACTAATCCAGAAAAAGGCTTTGTGAGTTTTATTAATTTAAAATATTTAACAGATGAAAAGCAAGCAGGAGAATTAGATTTTAATCAAGATACCGATAAATTAACAACAAACAATTGGGGTAGTGAAATAGATACAGAGCGTTATGAGGTTTCTGCCAAATTGGGTTATGTAAACCCAGAAATTCCTTGGCAAAGCCTTGGTGTTCAAGCAGCATTTAGTGGCCATAAACAGGATTCTTATTTTGGTTTAAACCTTTATAATATAGAACATAATAGTTTATACTCTAATTTAGTTTACAATTCTATTATTAGTGATTCTAGACATAAAATAAAAACAGGAATAAGTTATACACATGATAGCTACAATGAGCTTGTAAATAGTACCAATTTTAATAGAGTAGAAAATTCTGTTGGTGGTTTTTTTGAGTATAATTATGATAGCTTAGATAAATTAAACTTAACAGCAGGATTAAGAGTAGATCATCATAACTTATTAGGTACATTTGTTACACCTCGCTTGCATATGCGCTATACAGCCTGGGAAAAAGGTGTTTTTAGAGCATCGGTAGGTAGAGGAAAACGAAGTGCTAATATTTTTGCCGAAAACCAAAAACTATTTTCAACCTCTAGAGTGATAAATATTCAAAATAACAATGGAGAAATTTATGGTTTAGATCCAGAAATTGCATGGAATTATGGCGTGTCGTTTTTACAAGGCTTTAGGTTATTTGGGCAAAAAGGAGATATCACTTTAGATTATTATATCACTAATTTTGAAAATCAAATTGTTGTAGATTATGAAAATCCTCAAGAAGTTAATTTTTATAATTTAAATGGAGATAGTTACGCAAATAGTTTTCAAATTGAAGTAAATTATGAGCCTTTTAATCAATTTAATATGCGTTTAGCTTACAAAAATTACGATGTTAAAACGCAATATAATTCAGGGAAATTAGAAAAACCTCTAACTCCAAAACATAGATTTTTTGCAAATGCTTCATATGAAACAGAGGTGAAAAATAATTCTAAATGGAAATTTGATGCAACATATAATTGGTTAGGTGAGCAGCGTTATTCATCTACATTAAATAATCCTATAGCTTATCAATTACCAGAGTACTCACCAGCTTTAAGTACGTTAAACGCACAAATTACAAAAGTGTTTTCTCCTAGGTTTGAAGTATATTTAGGTGCAGAGAATATATTAAATACTAGACAAGACAATCCAATTGTATCTGCAAACGATCCTTTTGGTTCGAGTTTTGATACTACATTTGTTTATGGCCCAATATTTGGAGCTAATTATTATACAGGATTAAGATTTAAAATTAAATAAATTATAAAAAAATGAAAAAAATATTAACCGTAGTCATTGTAATGTTTTTAAGTTTCACGGCATTTGCACAAAATAAAAACGCTAGAGCATCCTTAGATGTAGATGGAGTTTGCATGATGTGTAAAAAAAGAATTGAAAAAGCAAGTTTAAATA from Lacinutrix sp. 5H-3-7-4 includes the following:
- the xrtF gene encoding exosortase family protein XrtF, with the translated sequence MKSLFVKYKSVIKFILTFLLVYIALSYAYKLYLDNSNSPVYYPDYVTHQVAKQTNDLVSFFGYDSQVVKHPNEPSMKMIINGNYLARVIEGCNALSVIILFVAFIVAFKGKLKTTVLYILFGILIIYITNIIRIALLSIGIYHYPEYTTILHSVIFPTIIYGLVFLLWMLWVNKFSNIGKNNG
- a CDS encoding GAF domain-containing protein — protein: MIFEKLKTEIETILLDNNKSKDEQLLNICEVLEANIEYYNWVGFYFKNGDKNELKLGPYVGEPTDHTIIPFGKGICGQVAVSNENFVVPDVAAQDNYIACSITVKAEIVIPIFVNGENVGQIDIDSNTPDPFTEEDERFLEFVCAKVAKIL
- a CDS encoding heavy-metal-associated domain-containing protein; amino-acid sequence: MKHTYMVTGMTCNGCKASVEKHLNALPEISNAIVNLDKKEVVVEMSQHLPTNALQEVLPGKFLIKEKTETNVFSASTKEENKSILKQLYPLFLIFLFITGAAVLLNFKSKNLTGFMLDFMGLFYIVFSFFKFLDLKGFSNSFKMYDPLAGKISVYGLVYPFIELALGLFFLMRFQIPIALVITIIILGITTIGVTQTLINKKSIQCACLGSVLKLPMTKATFIENSVMIIMAIIMLISN
- a CDS encoding exosortase F system-associated protein, with protein sequence MAKQSKYIVLFFLFGLLVLIRLFENEIFYDPYLQFFNNDYLYIDSPRFELLKLTASTSIRFLLNTLISLAILYVFFKDKSIVKFASIIYVLSYFILLLLFLYFVINPKQEDYLVFFNIRRFLIQPILLLLLLPAFYYQRKGAK
- a CDS encoding TonB-dependent receptor, with the translated sequence MKKIIYILMLLPVFTIAQSQLEGVVFENGNSKTPLAGANVHWANTKVGTVTNFDGEFTVPYKQEYSQLVISYVGFKTDTITVKNLNRIEHSLKATSDLEEVNISSRKAATSKSYLQSQNIITVNSDELLKAACCNLSESFETNPSIDVNFADAVTGTRQIKMLGLTSPYLLIATENIPSIRGASQAFGLSFIPGTWVESIQITKGAGSVVNGFESIAGQINAELVKPTTDDKLFVNLYGASNTRLELNTHFNTKVSDKWDTGIYLHGNTHQKKHDVNHDGFLDMPLYKQFNVMNRWQYTNPEKGFVSFINLKYLTDEKQAGELDFNQDTDKLTTNNWGSEIDTERYEVSAKLGYVNPEIPWQSLGVQAAFSGHKQDSYFGLNLYNIEHNSLYSNLVYNSIISDSRHKIKTGISYTHDSYNELVNSTNFNRVENSVGGFFEYNYDSLDKLNLTAGLRVDHHNLLGTFVTPRLHMRYTAWEKGVFRASVGRGKRSANIFAENQKLFSTSRVINIQNNNGEIYGLDPEIAWNYGVSFLQGFRLFGQKGDITLDYYITNFENQIVVDYENPQEVNFYNLNGDSYANSFQIEVNYEPFNQFNMRLAYKNYDVKTQYNSGKLEKPLTPKHRFFANASYETEVKNNSKWKFDATYNWLGEQRYSSTLNNPIAYQLPEYSPALSTLNAQITKVFSPRFEVYLGAENILNTRQDNPIVSANDPFGSSFDTTFVYGPIFGANYYTGLRFKIK